One genomic region from Ornithinimicrobium flavum encodes:
- a CDS encoding ATP-dependent DNA ligase has translation MDLPVLPPVSPMLAKPASGLPEGWLYDPKWDGFRSIVFRDGDEVELGSRNEKPMTRYFPELVAAVRAELPERCVVDGEIVVARADGERLDFELLSQRIHPADSRVRMLAETTPAAFVAFDLLALGDEDLRSRPFRERRARLEEILPERSAGSIHLSPLTADPEVAMRWFTQFEGAGLDGVIGKDPEAPYQPGKRVLTKLKHTRTADCVVAGYRTHKSSDRAIGSLLLGLYDADGRLAHVGVSSSFPMKRRHELFEELQPWVTGLDGHPWDWARHLEGERTPSKSAGSRWAAGKDLSFTPLRPERVVEVRYDYLEGDRFRHTVQFVRWREDREPASCTYDQLETPVDFRLSDVLGAPVTGEERGVERS, from the coding sequence GTGGACCTGCCCGTTCTGCCCCCGGTCAGCCCGATGCTGGCCAAACCGGCCTCCGGCCTGCCGGAGGGCTGGCTCTACGACCCGAAGTGGGACGGTTTCCGCTCGATCGTCTTCCGGGACGGGGACGAGGTCGAGCTGGGGTCGCGCAACGAGAAGCCGATGACCCGCTACTTCCCCGAGCTCGTGGCCGCCGTCCGGGCCGAGCTGCCCGAGCGCTGCGTGGTCGACGGGGAGATCGTCGTCGCCAGGGCCGACGGCGAGCGCCTGGACTTCGAGCTGCTGAGCCAGCGGATCCACCCGGCCGACTCGCGCGTCCGGATGCTCGCGGAGACCACGCCGGCCGCCTTCGTCGCCTTCGACCTGCTCGCGCTGGGGGACGAGGACCTCAGGTCGCGGCCGTTCCGCGAGCGCCGGGCCCGGCTCGAGGAGATCCTCCCCGAGCGCTCGGCCGGATCGATCCACCTGTCGCCCCTCACCGCCGACCCCGAGGTCGCCATGCGCTGGTTCACGCAGTTCGAGGGTGCGGGTCTGGACGGCGTCATCGGCAAGGATCCGGAGGCGCCCTACCAGCCGGGTAAGCGGGTGCTCACCAAGCTCAAGCACACGCGCACGGCCGACTGCGTGGTCGCGGGCTACCGCACCCACAAGTCGAGCGACCGGGCGATCGGCTCGCTGCTGCTCGGCCTGTATGACGCGGACGGTCGCCTCGCGCACGTGGGTGTCTCCTCGTCCTTCCCGATGAAACGGCGCCACGAGCTCTTCGAGGAGCTGCAGCCGTGGGTCACCGGGCTCGACGGGCACCCCTGGGACTGGGCCCGTCACCTGGAGGGCGAACGCACCCCCAGCAAGAGCGCGGGGTCCCGCTGGGCCGCCGGCAAGGACCTGTCCTTCACCCCGCTGCGACCGGAGCGGGTGGTGGAGGTCCGCTACGACTACCTGGAGGGCGACCGCTTCCGCCATACCGTCCAGTTCGTGCGCTGGCGCGAGGACCGGGAGCCGGCCAGCTGCACCTACGACCAGCTCGAGACGCCCGTCGACTTCCGGCTCAGCGACGTCCTGGGCGCGCCGGTCACGGGGGAGGAGCGGGGGGTGGAGCGGTCATGA